From a region of the Paenibacillus sp. R14(2021) genome:
- a CDS encoding DUF177 domain-containing protein — protein sequence MEIHVRELAAKGLKVPYESSLNSDWLQQVRKDFISASPMTVRMTAWGEDGIAHVEGELSIDVVLACSRCLDPTTEHVVIPFHERFKPAAAMDGSEEEEITPVEEDKLDFEPLLEEMLMLALPFVPLCDEDCKGLCHTCGSNLNEQNCGCSKDRIDPRLAALKDLFKE from the coding sequence ATGGAGATTCATGTTCGAGAATTAGCAGCCAAAGGTTTGAAAGTTCCTTATGAGTCAAGTCTGAATTCAGACTGGCTGCAGCAAGTGCGCAAGGATTTCATCAGCGCAAGTCCGATGACCGTTCGAATGACAGCCTGGGGCGAAGACGGAATAGCTCATGTGGAGGGCGAACTGTCCATCGATGTGGTACTGGCTTGCTCACGCTGCCTGGACCCGACAACCGAACATGTGGTCATTCCCTTTCATGAACGATTCAAGCCCGCTGCGGCGATGGACGGTTCTGAAGAGGAAGAGATCACGCCGGTCGAAGAGGACAAGCTGGATTTTGAACCGCTCTTGGAAGAAATGCTGATGCTGGCCCTGCCATTCGTACCGCTTTGTGACGAAGACTGCAAGGGACTTTGCCACACATGCGGCAGCAACTTAAACGAGCAAAATTGCGGATGCTCCAAAGATCGCATTGATCCGAGGCTTGCCGCTTTGAAAGATTTGTTCAAGGAATAA
- the rpmF gene encoding 50S ribosomal protein L32 yields the protein MAVPQRRTSKTRRDKRRTHFKLAVPGMVKCEQCGELKLAHRVCKVCGTYKSREIIKQ from the coding sequence ATGGCAGTACCACAACGTAGAACATCCAAGACTCGTCGTGACAAACGCCGCACGCATTTCAAACTGGCGGTGCCGGGTATGGTGAAATGTGAGCAATGCGGAGAGTTGAAATTGGCTCACCGTGTATGCAAAGTTTGCGGAACATACAAATCACGAGAGATCATCAAACAATAG
- the fapR gene encoding transcription factor FapR — protein sequence MERLPKRERHQLLSSLIEDNPFITDQELTRQLKVSIQTVRLDRLELGIPELRERMKLMAERSYDPVRSLPLHEVIGDIVDLQLDQSGISIFEIRQEHVFSRTGIARGHHVFAQANSLAVAVINDEIALTAAADIRFVRSVQFGEKCIAKAYVRSISGGRSKAKVEVISYVGDEMVFQGNFVIYRSAGESVIEGGMDGADRN from the coding sequence ATCGAACGGCTTCCGAAACGAGAACGGCACCAGCTGTTATCCTCGCTTATTGAAGATAATCCGTTTATTACGGATCAGGAATTGACGCGTCAGTTGAAAGTCAGCATTCAAACGGTTCGTCTTGACCGGTTGGAGCTAGGAATACCCGAGCTGCGCGAGCGGATGAAATTAATGGCGGAACGCTCCTATGATCCGGTCCGTTCCCTGCCGCTTCACGAGGTAATCGGAGATATTGTTGATTTGCAGCTGGACCAAAGCGGCATTTCTATTTTTGAAATCAGACAAGAGCATGTATTCTCTAGAACGGGCATTGCCCGCGGCCATCACGTCTTCGCCCAAGCGAATTCACTGGCGGTCGCGGTTATTAACGACGAAATCGCTCTGACGGCTGCTGCGGACATTCGATTTGTCCGGTCTGTACAGTTTGGCGAGAAATGCATTGCCAAAGCTTACGTGAGATCCATCTCGGGTGGACGAAGCAAAGCCAAGGTTGAGGTTATCTCTTATGTAGGCGACGAAATGGTGTTTCAAGGCAATTTTGTCATTTATCGTTCCGCAGGCGAGTCGGTCATCGAAGGAGGTATGGATGGTGCGGATCGCAATTGA
- the plsX gene encoding phosphate acyltransferase PlsX codes for MRIAIDAMGGDHAPSLIVKGALEAALEWPEVHILLVGDTEQIKLHLGAKVPSNIEIVHADDVIGPDDEPVKAVRRKKNSSMVMAGQLVREGQAEAMLSAGNTGALMTTGLLVVGRLEGIERPALVTMLPTMDDKGVLALDLGANMDAKPEHLLQYAIMGSIYRAKMNGMSKPRVGLLNVGTEAMKGNELTKAAYELLESAPIHFIGNVEARDVLVRNCDVLVCDGFAGNIMLKAMEGTAGTLFKTIRDVFTSSLLSKLAAAVVQPKLRLLRKKMDYTEHGGAPLLGVNGLVVKCHGSSDVKAVKNSVRQAKLAIESNLVSSIAAEISRK; via the coding sequence GTGCGGATCGCAATTGATGCGATGGGGGGCGACCATGCTCCTTCGTTAATCGTAAAAGGCGCATTGGAAGCGGCATTGGAATGGCCGGAGGTTCACATCCTTCTGGTTGGAGATACGGAACAAATTAAGCTGCATCTAGGCGCTAAAGTGCCGTCGAACATTGAAATCGTTCATGCAGACGACGTAATAGGCCCGGATGACGAACCGGTAAAAGCGGTTCGCCGGAAGAAGAATTCCTCGATGGTGATGGCCGGGCAGCTGGTTCGTGAGGGGCAGGCAGAGGCCATGCTGTCTGCAGGCAATACGGGAGCGCTGATGACGACCGGTCTGCTCGTCGTGGGAAGACTTGAAGGCATTGAGCGTCCGGCGCTCGTCACGATGCTCCCAACGATGGACGATAAAGGCGTTCTGGCGCTTGATCTTGGCGCGAATATGGATGCAAAGCCGGAGCACTTGCTTCAATACGCCATTATGGGCAGCATCTACAGAGCCAAAATGAACGGCATGAGCAAGCCGCGCGTCGGATTGCTTAATGTCGGCACGGAAGCGATGAAAGGCAATGAGCTGACGAAAGCGGCTTATGAGCTGCTGGAATCGGCGCCGATTCATTTTATCGGGAACGTGGAGGCGCGCGATGTGCTGGTTCGCAATTGCGATGTGCTCGTGTGCGACGGATTCGCGGGCAACATTATGCTAAAGGCAATGGAGGGTACGGCCGGAACGCTTTTCAAGACGATTCGCGACGTATTTACGAGCTCTCTGCTGTCTAAGCTGGCTGCGGCCGTCGTACAGCCGAAATTACGTCTGCTTCGCAAGAAAATGGATTATACGGAGCATGGCGGCGCACCGCTTCTCGGCGTTAATGGTCTTGTGGTAAAATGTCATGGCTCTTCGGATGTCAAAGCCGTCAAAAATTCGGTGCGGCAAGCCAAATTAGCGATTGAGAGCAATTTAGTTTCTTCAATTGCAGCGGAAATCAGCAGGAAGTGA
- a CDS encoding beta-ketoacyl-ACP synthase III — protein MKLHPVGIIGTGKYVPERILTNQELEQMVETNDEWIVTRTGIKERRIAAAEQATSDLAFEASKIAIAAAGITAEDLDLIIVATITPDTFFPSTACLVQEKLGAKKAAAFDLSAACSGFIYGLATASNMIATGMYKYVLVVGAECLSRITDYTDRNTCILFGDGAGAAVLGKVPEGRGFKSFELGADGSGGELLCLSGGGSRLPSSTESIASKQHFIYMAGSEVFKFAVRIMGSAAEEALRKAGMEKSEIDLLIPHQANVRIIQSALNRLNLPEEKAMINLDKYGNVSAASIPIALAEAVEQNRVNEGDCLVLVGFGGGLTWGASVLVW, from the coding sequence ATGAAGCTACATCCCGTAGGCATTATCGGCACTGGCAAGTACGTGCCCGAGCGTATATTAACGAATCAAGAGCTGGAACAAATGGTTGAAACGAATGACGAGTGGATCGTAACTCGAACCGGCATTAAGGAGCGCCGCATTGCGGCGGCCGAGCAGGCTACGTCGGATTTGGCTTTCGAAGCCTCGAAGATTGCGATCGCGGCTGCGGGAATTACGGCCGAGGATCTGGATCTCATCATTGTGGCGACGATCACGCCGGATACCTTCTTCCCTTCCACGGCATGCTTGGTGCAAGAGAAGCTTGGCGCTAAGAAAGCGGCGGCATTCGATCTCTCAGCAGCCTGCTCCGGCTTCATTTACGGGCTGGCCACGGCGTCGAATATGATTGCAACCGGCATGTATAAGTATGTACTCGTTGTCGGGGCTGAATGTCTGTCCCGGATTACGGATTATACCGACCGGAATACTTGTATTCTCTTCGGCGACGGAGCAGGTGCTGCCGTACTTGGTAAAGTGCCGGAAGGACGCGGCTTCAAATCCTTCGAGCTTGGAGCCGACGGCTCAGGCGGCGAATTGCTTTGCCTCAGCGGCGGCGGTTCGCGTTTGCCTTCCTCGACGGAGAGTATCGCATCCAAGCAGCATTTCATTTATATGGCCGGCAGTGAGGTATTCAAATTCGCCGTCCGTATCATGGGCAGCGCGGCAGAAGAGGCGCTTCGCAAGGCGGGAATGGAGAAGAGCGAAATCGATCTTCTGATCCCGCATCAGGCAAATGTCCGCATTATTCAATCGGCGCTGAACCGCTTGAATTTACCGGAAGAGAAAGCCATGATCAACTTGGATAAATACGGCAACGTCTCGGCGGCCTCTATTCCGATCGCGCTTGCCGAGGCAGTCGAGCAAAACCGCGTCAACGAAGGCGACTGTTTGGTGCTTGTTGGGTTCGGCGGGGGCTTAACGTGGGGCGCATCCGTTCTCGTATGGTAA
- the fabD gene encoding ACP S-malonyltransferase: protein MGKIAFVFPGQGAQAVGMGQDVYEAFPASRAIIDAADEALGFKLSEIIFQGPEEQLKQTANTQPALLAVSIALLEALKEHGLKPDYVAGHSLGEYSALVAAGALSYEDAIRTVRARGEFMEQAVPSGQGAMAAVLGAEREALAALCISASADAGAVELANVNCPGQIVVSGTAAGVQAVVERGKEAGAKRVIPLEVSGPFHSSLMKPAAARLESVLASVTFADAAVPVIANVTAQPVTNSGEIRKLLAEQVYSPVLWEDSVRYLIDQGVDTFVEIGSGTVLAGLIKKIDKTVTVIPVNSLEALKAVAL, encoded by the coding sequence ATGGGCAAAATCGCATTTGTTTTCCCCGGCCAAGGCGCGCAAGCCGTCGGCATGGGCCAGGATGTCTACGAAGCATTCCCTGCATCCCGCGCAATCATTGACGCTGCAGATGAAGCGCTGGGCTTCAAATTAAGCGAGATTATTTTTCAAGGTCCTGAAGAGCAACTGAAACAGACAGCTAACACGCAGCCTGCACTGCTTGCGGTTAGTATCGCACTGCTGGAGGCACTCAAGGAACACGGCTTGAAGCCGGATTACGTTGCAGGCCATTCCTTGGGCGAATACAGCGCACTAGTCGCGGCTGGAGCCCTCTCTTATGAGGATGCGATTCGCACGGTGCGGGCCAGAGGCGAGTTTATGGAGCAAGCAGTACCAAGCGGCCAAGGCGCAATGGCAGCCGTGCTCGGCGCAGAACGCGAAGCGCTGGCGGCGCTGTGTATTTCGGCATCAGCCGACGCTGGCGCGGTAGAGCTGGCTAACGTCAACTGCCCGGGCCAGATCGTCGTATCCGGAACGGCTGCAGGTGTGCAAGCTGTCGTCGAACGGGGCAAGGAAGCCGGCGCGAAGCGGGTCATTCCGCTCGAAGTCAGCGGACCGTTCCATTCCTCGTTGATGAAACCGGCCGCAGCGCGGCTCGAAAGCGTGCTTGCTTCCGTCACATTCGCAGATGCGGCCGTTCCGGTCATCGCGAACGTAACGGCACAGCCGGTTACGAACAGCGGCGAAATTCGCAAGCTGTTGGCAGAACAGGTGTACTCCCCAGTTCTATGGGAAGACAGCGTACGTTATCTGATCGATCAAGGTGTAGACACCTTCGTCGAAATTGGTTCAGGAACCGTACTCGCCGGCCTAATCAAGAAAATCGACAAGACGGTCACGGTCATTCCCGTCAACAGCCTTGAAGCACTGAAAGCCGTAGCACTCTAG